One window from the genome of Larus michahellis chromosome 23, bLarMic1.1, whole genome shotgun sequence encodes:
- the LOC141734376 gene encoding uncharacterized protein LOC141734376: protein MGVSGWGVSIGMGVSMGTGVSVGQGWGCPWGGGVRGPGMGTSSGSPRRGTGGVAGPGVAGGGGPAVPPAARGGRPGPALPAAPPRSAVAPHRAAPPPLLLPAPGRAGGRPRTSLRSPPARGGRAAAPATYQHPPGAAAALPGERDGSRSLPPPPPPPPPPPPPPPPPPPPPRPRTGSVPSAAPPVPGARGGGRGGGGRAGGGGGGRAGGGGGGGGGGGGDGAGALRAARRSRARPELGSAGGGRGGCPLCFAIAQSPPRLLFYFNFFFIYFSFFFFFKQIFYYFFFFAFQKITPRLPPRTYTHTTTISPPPPHAHTHTRPPPPPPPPPRMRPGPALPPPRNGPARGPRPSPPPPRRRGRSMALRG from the coding sequence ATGGGGGTGTCTGGGTGGGGGGTGTCCATCGGGATGGGGGTATCCATGGGGACGGGGGTGTCCGTGGGTCAGGGGTGGGGGTGTccgtggggtgggggtgtccgtGGGCCGGGGATGGGGACGAGCAGCGGGTCTCCGCGGCGCGGGACCGGGGGTGttgcggggccgggggtggccgggggggggggtcccgccgtGCCGCCCGCTGCaaggggggggcggccgggcccggcgctgcccgcggctCCTCCCCGCTCTGCGGTAGCTCCGCACCGGgcggcgcccccccccctcctcctccccgcgccgggcagggccggggggcggccccgcACCTCCCTCCGCAGCCCGCCGGCCCGGGGGGGCCGCGCCGCAGCCCCCGCCACCTACCAGCACCcaccgggggccgccgccgcgctgccgggcgAGCGGGACGGGAGccgcagccttcctcctcctcctcctcctcctcctcctcctcctcctcctcctcctcctcctcctcctcctccccgcccccgcaCCGGGAGCGTCCCCTCCGCAGCGCCGCCGGTGCccggggcgaggggaggaggcagaggaggaggaggcagggcaggaggaggaggaggaggcagggcaggaggaggaggcggaggaggcggcggcggcggcggcgatgggGCCGGGGCGCTGCGGGCTGCGAGGAGGAGCCGTGCCCGGCCGGAGTTGGGCTccgctgggggggggcgggggggatgccCTCTCTGCTTTGCCATAGCGCAAAGCCCGCCccggcttttattttattttaattttttttttatttatttttctttcttttttttttttaaacagatattttattattttttcttcttcgcCTTCCAAAAAATAACCCCCCGCCTTCCcccacgcacatacacacacaccaccaccatctccccccccccgccccacgcacacacacacacacgccccccaccgccaccgccccccccgccgcgcatgaggcccggccccgcgctcccgccgccccgcaaCGGCCCGGCCCGTGgcccccggcccagcccgccccccccccggcgccggggccggAGCATGGCCCTGAGAGGGTGA